The sequence TTCCGCGAAGTTTGGAAAGCAGCTCCGCGGCCTCGCGCTCATCCATCGCCTCTTCCTTAAGGCGTTCGGCCGATTGCTTGAGAGCGGCTTGCAGAGCGTTCCGCATTTCGCCTGCAGAAGCAAATCTTCCACCGCGGGCTATCTGCATCGCTCGTGAAACGACATCAACCACCTCCGGCGGAACCATCGGTGCAAAGTCAGTGACCGGACGAAGCGGGTCGTCGTTGCCTTCGATCAGTTCGATCGTCCGCTCGAGTGCGTCGACAGGTTTCTTTCCTGTGATCAGATGGTAAAGTGTTGCTCCGGTCGAATAAATGTCGCTTCTCGGGTCGAGCGGCATTCCCATATCGAACTCGAACTTTTCGCCAAAATGGTTGACTATCACATTCTGCGAAGCCGAGTCGAGGTTGTCCCAGATCTGCTCAAGCGGCGAGTAGGCGATCTCGCCATCGAAGAGATTCGGCTGAACATTGGTCGTGATGTTTAGTCCGTTTTCGCCGGCGACGGTAAAAGCAAGTAGCTTGATCCTTCCTTCGGAAGTTAGAACAAGATGCTGCGGCCGAACGCGTTGGTGAATGACGCTGGGTCGAAAGTTATGAAGATAATCGAGCCCGGCAAGGATCTGGTCTGCCCAGTCGGTGACCTGGTTTAACTCAAAGCTGATGCCGCCGGCATCAAGCGCAAGGCTGAGCGGGTCGCCATCAACCGCTTCGAGCACCAGGAAATGGCGGCCGCTTTCGGAGAAGTGGTCGTTCACATGGATCAGCGACTCGTGGCGAATGCCTTTCAACACAGTGCCGCTATTTACAAACGTCATCCGTAGCCGCTCGGCATCGGCCGAAGCCGCATTGCCGGGCATACGAACCTCGCGGACCACTACCTTTGCATCGCGGGTCGTGTCGTAGGCATCCGAGATCAGGAACGGATCCTCCGTTCTGTTCGACGCGGAGAGGTGATATCTTCCGTTATTGAGAAACTGTTCAGTAGCGGGCATAAGTAAAAAGGCGAGAAAAAGCGGGGTTTAGCCCGTAGGCTCTAAAGAGTATAGCATAAGTCGTTCAAAATGGAAGAACAATGTTGAACATGGTTGTTTAATCGGACTGTTCGAGTTCCGAACGGCATTCGGGGAATTAGTTTGGCAATAATGGGAATATCTTTGCTTGAGCACGAATCGGGTTTTGCGTCCGAATAGAAAGGAGAATCGAAGACAATAATAATGACAGCCCCCGACCGAACAGAGATCACTCCCGAACCGCTTTACCTGAACCGCAGGAATTTCATCCGCGCGGGGGTTTTTGCCGGATCGGCAGCTGTGACCGGGCTGATCTACAATGCGTATCGTCCGGATACGATCACTCCCGGGCCCGAAGCATCCGGAGCAGAATTTGGCGAATTGGCAAGAAAGCCGGAGTTTCAGTCCAGCGAAACACCGAATTCATTCGAGGACATCACCAACTACAATAATTTTTACGAATTTTCGACCAGCAAGACGGCCGTTGCCCGCGAAGCTCAGGTGCTCAAGACCGACCCCTGGAGCGTAGAGGTCGGCGGAATGATCGAAAACCCGCGTAGCTTTTCGCTACAGGAGATCTTGCAGTTCCCGCAAGAGGAACGTATTTATCGCTTTCGCTGTGTCGAGGCCTGGTCGATGGTGATACCGTGGGTCGGGTTCCCGTTAGCGGCATTGCTCGAACATGTGCGGCCGACGTCGGAGGCGAAATATGTCGCGTTCGAAACTGCCTACGATCGCTCGGTAATGCAGTCTTCATTTTCGGCGGGGATCGATCTTCCTTATGTAGAAGGCCTGCGGCTCGATGAAGCTCTTCATCCGCTGACGCTTTTAGCGACCGGGCTTTACGGCAGGCCGATGCCGAAGCAGAACGGAGCTCCCGTCCGCCTCGTCGTGCCGTGGAAATATGGGTTCAAGAGCATCAAATCGATCGTCCGCATTACTTTGACAGAAAAAGAACCGCCGACGACCTGGAACATCGCCGCCCCGCGTGAGTACGGCTTCTATTCGAACGTAAATCCGATCGTCGACCACCCTCGCTGGTCGCAGGGACGTGAACGCCGCATCGGCGAATTGACCATGCGCGAGACTCTGATGTTCAACGGCTACGAGAAAGAGGTCGCCGAACTTTATCGCGGAATGGACCTAGAGAAATTCTATTGATGGACAACGCCCGCTTCCTAAAATTCGTACTCGGCCTCAATGCTTTGCTTCCTTTGGGCCTGCTGTTGTTTGACGCGGCCAATGGGTCGCTCGGCGCAAATCCGGTCGAATATTTCCTGCGGGCGACGGGTGTGATGACGCTCGTTATGCTCCTCGTGACGCTCACGGTCACGCCGCTCCGAAAGCTATTTGGCTGGAATATTCTGATCAAAAGCCGGCGGATGCTCGGCCTGCTTGCGTTCCTTTACTGTTCGATTCATTTGATCACTTACAGCTTCTTCGATAAATCGGGCGACATCCCGGCGATCATCGGCGATGTCATTCAGCGCCCATTTATTGCGGTCGGAATGGCGGCATTTCTGATCTTGGTCTTGCTGGCTCTTACCTCAACAAACGCTGCGATCAAGAAGCTCGGCGGCAAGACATGGCAGCGTCTTCACCGGCTAAGCTATCTGGTTGCAATACTTGGGGTCGTTCACTTTTGGATGATCGTGAAGTCAGATCTATTTTATCCGGCACTATTCGCGGTCGGCCTCGCAGCCCTTTTCGCTATCCGCATCTACTACAGCCGAGCGGCAAAGAAACCAGTTCAAAGGCCCGGCCTTGCCGTCCGGCCCGATTGAAGCGTCCGGCGAAAGTCCTCACCTGCAACCTCGATCGGCCGACACATCTCGAAAAGCCGCGACCGCAGCCGAACGCCGATACGGTCTTCGAGAGTCTCTTCGCGTTCATTTGCCGTGCGGTCCGGGTAGTTGGTCGTGAAGATGGTCACACGGGCGTCGTTGTAGCGGGAGTTGATAATGTAGGCCATCGTGTCGCGGACCCAATCGGTCGGCTTTGAGGCACCGAGTTCATCGAGAACAAGAACTTCAGCATTGAGCACCGGAGCGAGGACGGCCAGTTCCGAGGTCTGCGTCCGCGGGTTATAGGAATCCTGAATTTCTTTCAAAAGCGAACTGAACTCATAAAAAAGACACGAAAAACCGCGTTCGGTCAGCCCCTTGAGGATCGAAACCGCGAGGTGAGTTTTTCCGACACCGACCGGGCCCGAGATCAGCAGCCCCTTCTCGGTTGCCGGATAGTCGTTCGTGAAGTTGGTCGCGAAGAGAAGCGCGAGTTTCTGCGATTCGTTCTGGGCCTCGTAGTTGCTGAAATGGCATCGAGCGTATCGCCGCGGAACCCGGACCTTCTCGAAAGGGTCGGTGTGCCGGCCGGTCCGCTGGCATATGCACGGACGGGCGCCCTTGCCCTTTACGATCTCCATGCCCGTGCCAAAACAGACCTCGCAGACCTCGCCTGGGAGCTGCTCATTCTCAACCTTCGATGTTCGCTTTTTCTCGGAAACTGCCATTGTGAAAGACGATGATAACAGATGATCGTGCCGAGCGCTCACGTCGGCGAATATGCTATATTCTCATTTGCCGCGGAATGGCATTTATGGGCGTTTTCAACAGCATTCTCATCAAACTCGGGCTTGCCGATCTTGAAGCAGATCGCACGCCGATAAGCGTCTTTCTTCTCGACGACGACAAGCGACGCCATACCTGGTTCCAGAAGCGTTTTTCGGGCGACGAACTGGCGATAGCGGAAACGGTCGAAGAGGCGAAGACGTTGCTCGAAAAGGGTTCTTTTGACGCGATCTTTCTCGATCACGACCTGCTGCCGCATCATTACGAATCGAACGACCACAACGACTACGCGAGCACCGGCTATGCGATCGCCGAGTGGCTCGATGAGCATCGAGAGCTGCACCGGGCGGCGACCATCGTCGTCCACACCCGCAACGCCGACGCCGCCATCCCGATGGTCCAGAAGCTCCGCGAGTCAGGCCGCAACGTCGAATATTGCGCCTTCCCGATGCTCGACCTCAAGATCCGTTCCTATTGGAAGCGCTAAAAAAGGCAGGCCCGTCCGCCGAGCCTGCCTGTCATCCAGTCGATCGAACGTTTACCGTTTCGGCTCGTCCTTCTTTACTTCGGCGATCAGCGCACCAAACGCCGCTTTCAATGGCGGGTCTTCTGCCTTCGCGGCGAGATTCTCGAGAGCCGCGACGTAAGCGGTCTTGAAGGCTTCCTCCTTCGTTACTCTCACGTCCGGTTCAACTCCCGTTCCTTCCCAATTCGTCTTCGTTATCGGGCTGATCGCACGCCCGGTCGAAATGAAGGCACCAAAATGATCACCGAGCCGGAACATACTTCCGGGATGGGCACCGCCGCCGGTTGTCTCGCCGACGATGGTCGCCCGCTTTAGATTCTTGAGATTGTAGGAAAATTCCTCGGCCGCGGAGAAGGTCCGCTTGGCGGTGAGAATGTAAACAGGTTTATCAAGATACTTCTTTTTTGCCGCCTCAGGCTTCGTCCAAAATTCTTCGGTGCGGTCTTCGGTTCGCCAGTAGAGACTATTGAGGTGAACCGGTTTCTCGCCAAAAAGATATGAGGAAATGAGTGCCACCATCTCGGGCGAGCCGCCGCCGTTGTCGCGGAGGTCAAAGATGAGAGCGTCAGTATTCGTGACGAAATTCATCGCCGCCTCGACCGTTTCTTTGCCGATCTCCGGGCCGGTGAAACCGTTGAGTTTAATGTAGCCGACGTTGCCGCGGAGCCGTTCGACGGTTTCAAAACCGGCGTTATTACTTAAGATATTTTTCCGGTACTGCATTCTTTCGGCCTCGGTCGGCTCGGCCTGCGGCTGGCGAACGGGAATCGGATTCGACGAAAAACGCACTCGCAAATGCCGGTCGTTCGTCGCCGCCTGAAGGTCCGCGGTCAAGGCTTCTGCGAATGCCTTGCCGCTTGTGATCGCGTCATATTTGCCGTCCGCTCGGTTCTTTTCGAGTATGCCCGCGGTCTTTTCGGCAACCTCCGGGAAGACATAGTTCGCCTTGAGGTCCTCTCTAAGTTCCGCGATGACGGCGTTCCGCGTGGCCGCATCTATCTGCATATCGGCGGCCGCGGCCGGGCCTTGGCCAAAGCAGGCAGCTACGACCACCAAAACGATGAACAGCACCACCTTTATCATTAACGAAGAAAAATACATATTACTGCCTCCGTAAAACTAACTTTCGTTCCTAGTAACTAGACCATATATAAGTAGCCGGGCGGTCTGCTCCGCACGGCCGCGGATCTCTTCGAGCTTGCCGAGCTCCTTTGCGCTTAAGCTGAACGGCAGCAGCGAGTTCGTCGCAGTTAGCATCGCCATTGCCGTCGCGGTCGCGTCCACGTCGCGCATCGTGCCGTTCGCGATGCCTTCGCTGATCACCTTTGCGAGTATCCTCGCTTCCGTTTCGAAGTGGGCCTTTCGGCGTTCGAGCAAGGCCGGGCGGATGCTGGCGAGCAGCTCATTGATGCTCTCCGTATAATGCTGAACGCTCTTGAACCGGAAGACGACGCGTTCGACCAGCATCTCGGCAAGCCGCTCGTCGGGTGCCGAATCCCTTGCCGCGATCACGCGAAGCCTTGCCGTCAGGCGATCGACGATGCGGTCGATGTGTGAAAGGGCGATGTCTTGTTTGCTTGAAAAGTGAAGATAGACCGAGCCCTTGCCAATGCCGGTCTCGCGGGCCAGGTCGTCTATCGTCATTTTCTTGTAGCCATACCGGGCCAAAAGGCGATCGGTCGCATCAAGAATGTCGCTTTTTACGTCTCGTTTGTTTCCGGTATCCATAAGATCGTCTCGTGACGAATGACCAATATTGTCCAATGGTCATAATATTCTCTTATCGCGGGGTTGTAAAGCAAAGTTCCGAAGTTTTTCGCGAAGCTAGTCGTTGAAGTATTTCTTTCCTTTTAGCTTTGCGGGCAGGAGGCTGTCTTTTTCCTCCTCGTTTTCCTTGCCGTAGCCGAGTTCTTTCATCAGCTTGGTGGGGGCATTGCGGAGCTTCATCGGGACGGGCAGATTGCCGAAGCGTTTGACGTCGGCGACTGCTTCGGCGATCGCGTCGTTCGCCGAGCGGTCCTTTGCCGCCCGGGCAAGGTAGGCGGCGCCGTGGGCAAGGTTGAGCGTGCATTCGGGATAGCCGATCGTTTCGACCGAACGGAAAACGGCGTTCGCGACGACCAGAGCCGTCGGCTGCGCCAGCCCGATATCTTCCGAAGCGAAGATAACCATCCGGCGGGCGATGAACTTCGGGTCTTCGCCGCTCTCGATCATTCGGGCGAGGTAATAGATGGCCGCGTCCGGGTCGCTCGCCCGCATCGACTTGATGAACGCGCTGATGACGTTGTAATGTTCCTCGCCTTTCTTGTCGTAGCGGAGAAATCGGTTCTGCAGCGTCTCTTTAAGATTTTCGATCGACAGCTCGCCGTAAAGTTCGGCGGCGTTCTCGATCATCGTCAGGGCCTGGCGGGCGTCGCCGTTCGCCAGCTCGGCAAGCCACTCTTTCGCTTCGTCACCAAGCTCGTATCCCGAGCGGCCGATGATGGCGAACATCTCGTCCCGAGTGAATTCCTTTAGCGTGAAGACCCGCAGCCTCGATAGCAGTGCCGGTATCACCTCAAAGCTCGGGTTCTCGGTCGTCGCCCCGATCAGGACAAGCCCGCCCGATTCGACGAACGGAAGCAGAAAGTCCTGTTGGGCTTTATTAAAGCGGTGGATCTCATCGAGAAAAAGCACCTTGGGCCGGCCCATTGTAGGCAAGGCGATCAGCTTTCTAATGTCTTCCTTCCCTGCGGAAACGGCGGAAAGCTCAAAGAACTCGGCCTCGATGGCATTTGCATAGATGCGGGCGAGCGTGGTCTTTCCCGTTCCGGGCGGCCCCCAGAGAATGAACGAGAAAATGCTCTTTTGCTCGATGGCGAGCCGCAGCGGTTTGCCCTCGCCAACAAGGTGCTCCTGCCCGACAAAGTCTTCAAGTCGGGTCGGGCGGATTCGGCTTGCTAGCGGTTCGGTCATCGGTATGAAAGAATCTAACACACAAGTTTTAGCGGCGGCGACCGGAACCGCGGATCGCACCCCTTCGACGATCATAGAGCAAGAAAGGAAGGACGGCTGACCAATGAGAACGCATATCAAACTGGGAAAGATTCTGGGCATCGAGATCGGCATACACTACAGTTGGCTGATCATCGCTGTCCTTATAACGCTGTCGCTCGGTGGCTATTTTGGACAGTCGCATCCGGAATGGGGCAACGGCGTCATCTGGGCAATGGCGGTCGGTTCGGCCATGATGTTTTTTGCAGCGATCGTCATCCACGAGATGTCACACGCACTCGTCGCTCGGGCGTACGACATTCCCGTCCGGTCGATAACGCTCTTCGCCCTCGGCGGAGTGGCCCAGATGGAAAAGGATGCCGAGAGCGCAAAGATGGAGTTTTGGATCGGCATCGTCGGCCCGATCACGAGTGCCGTTATCGGGGCCATATGCCTCGGGGCGGCGTTGCTTATGGGCTGGACGTTCGGGGCCGATACATCGACACCCTTAATGGCAGTTCTCGTTTGGCTTGGTTACATCAACATTGCTCTCGCAGTATTTAACATGGTCCCCGGATTCCCGATGGACGGCGGCCGCGTGATGCGGGCCGCGATCTGGGCATTCGTCAAAGACCGCGAGCGGGCGACCAAAGCGGCATCGCTGATCGGCCAGACGATCGCATTCGGCTTTATCATTTTTGGCATCATCGCGTTCTTCCGCGGCTCGGGTATTGGCGGACTCTGGATCGCCTTCATCGGATGGTTTCTGTTGACCTCGGCTCGGGCAAGCTATGCACAATCGGAGATGACGCAAGCTTTCGCCGGGCTGAAGGTCCGCGACCTGATGACGAGCGAATGCGCCCGCGTCGATCCCCGGACGAATCTTCAATCGCTCGTTGATGACAACATCTTGAAGGCCGGAGGCCGCTGCTTTTTGGTTGAGGAGAATGGCGAATTGCTTGGGCTCGTGACACCGGCCGATGTTCGCTCGGTCGAGCGGACGATGTGGCCGATGAAGACGGTTGACGATGTGATGCGGCCCTTCGAAAAGCTACAAACCGCCACGCCGGAGGCAACGATAGTCGAGGCTCTTGAGGCGATGGGCCGGGCAGACGTCAATCAGCTACCCGTGCTTGAGGGCGGCCGGCTCGTCGGGCTCATCTCACGCGACCGGATACTAAATTACCTCGTCGCCCGAAAGGAACTCGATATGTGATCGCAACCGGTTCACATCCGCTCGGCTTCAAGATTTGCGGCAACGCATTCGCCGCAAAGAAAGCCTTCCGAAACTCCTTGCTCGGCCTTTCGCCTGAATGTGTCGTGCGTGTCCGGGTCAACAAATACCGTCCGAGCGCATTGCTCGCAAAGCATCTCGTGCGGCATTTCGGCGGTCTTTACGCTCGATTCGGTCTTGATCTCCTCGAACCTGTCTGCATCAAACTGTGCTCGTGTCGTCATTTCGTTACCTCAATTTCTCGGCCGCATTTGCAGGGTAGGGAAGCGGCCGGCCGGATCGTACTTGGGGTCACCTATAGAATACCCCGAAACCCCGCCCAAACACAGCGAAGCGATCACAGCCATTACAAGGCAAACTCGGCTTCTCTCGTATAAGGAGTTGCTCACGAAGCAAAGGCAGGCTTGAATGTGGGATTGTCTTCGACGTTTCGCAAACAGATAGTCAAGGACGCCGAACTAATAGAAACTGGTCGCATAAAGGGTGCCCATTGGCATTTTTTTCAGGGGGCTCAACAGGAAGTCCTGGATTTCTTGACTCAAAATGGTATTAAATACACCGTTCACTGAGAGGAACAAGCATGAAGTTTGGCGTTTTCGAAGCAATGGCGAAAGAAGAGGCTCAGGAGTACCTTGAGGAGTTTCTAGCTTTTGGTAAAGGCAGCGCAATTGAAATTCTAGAACAGAATCTTCATTTTTCGGATGACGTCAATTTCACTGTCGAATCTTTGCCGAACATTCTGAAGGCGTTAATTCCGACTTTACGAACCATTCCTAAAGAGGCTGATCCGAATGTACCGGAATTCATCCGAAAAACTGAGGATTATAAGAAGGGACTGTTTGACTTCGATGATACTTCGAAATTGGTTGTCTTGGCTGCTGGTTATTATTTGGGAGAGACGTTTGTTCGAAGCTTCCCGCTTCTAAAGTGGACTACAGGCAATATAGAGTTATTGGAAGGAAATATGCCTGTCGTTGCTCCTTTCAAGAATAGTATAGAGATGTCACCGATCATGGTTATTGAGAATCTTTTTGCGGGAGTAGTTTCGGGAATTCGGCAAATCACTGCAGTGGATCGAGCAATAGTGATGTGGGTAAACCTTACTCCTTAGACCACATATTCGTCTTTGTCTTAAACGCGAGATTTGCAAAGAGCCCAGCAAAACAAGAGCCCCTTCATCGGTTGCACTCAGTCGAATGAGGCAAACGCGTCAAGAAAGTTACTGATACCGAAACCACCGTTTTCGTCTATTCGGCCGGGAAGCTCGCCGCCGAGTATTCGACCGCACCGCCGGAACAGAACCCTACAACCAAATGGACGGTCACGGACCAGTTAGGCTCACCGAGGGTTTTGGTCGATAGCCTCGGGCAAGTCGTCTCCCGCCGTGACTTCATGCCGTTTGGCGAGGAGATCGCGCCCGACGGAGTCCACCGCATCCCCGACCTCAAATACAACTTCGGCGACAACATCCGCCAGAAATTCACCGGCTACCAAAAGGACGAAGAAATCAAACTCGACTTCGCCGTTGCACAAGTGTTGCGCAAAATGGAAAAGGGCTGCCGATCTGGCAGCCCTAAGTTGTTGAAAATATTGGTGGCCAGGGACGGAATCGAACCGCCGACACGCGGATTTTCAGTCCGCTGCTCTACCAACTGAGCTACCTGGCCGGAATCGCGTCTTCAGACGGCGAAACCCTTAATATACGGATTCGCTTGTTTTCTGTCAAACGAATCGGGCAATGTCGTTTTCCGAATTGCGAGCGATCGGCATTCGCGGAAATCAGGTGAAATATGGGAAAATGCCGGATATGAATTTGCGTCTTTTATCTCTTATCGCACTATTGTCAATTGCGGCTGCCTGCGGCGGCGGCGCCACGGGTAATTCCAATCAGGCCGCGGCGAATAACGCCAACATCCCGGCGGGAATGCAGCCGATGCCGATCCAGCCTTCGGGCGAATCGACGCCCGGCATTCCGCCTCCGGGCCAAGCGAACGTCGTGGCAAACGGTGCGACGCCAACACCCGGAATCGACCCTGCAAATGTGAACCGCCCGATGAAGCCCGGAGCGACGCCGACGCCTGGCATTCCGGATCAGGAAACGCTGCGACGACAAATGAACCAGCGAAACACGAACGTCAACGCTCCGCCGCCGGCCGGTGCAAATACCTCATCCTCAATGCCGGACCGCAAACAACCGCGTCCGGTCGGTCAGGAATAACTATTCAAGCGGCGGCGCCTAGCGTTTATGCGGGCGCCGCTTCCGCCGCTTCGGTAACAACAAATCCAAGTGCCTTCTTAACCTCGGCCTCGATCCGGTCGCGGGTGTCGGTGTTTTCCTTGAGCATGTTCTTGACGTTCTCGCGGCCCTGGCCGAGCCTTTCTCCCTTATAAGAAAACCACGCTCCGGTCTTATCGACCACGTTATTTGCCACGGCCAGATCGATCAGGTCGCCCTCGCGTGAAATGCCTTCGCCATACATGATGTCAAATTCCGTCTCGCGGAAGGGCGGTGCGCATTTGTTCTTTACGACCTTCACGCGGGTGCGGTTGCCGACCACCTTGTCGCCGTCCTTGATCGCGCCGATACGGCGAATGTCGAGCCGGACGCTGGCGTAAAACTTCAATGCCTTGCCGCCGGTCGTCGTCTCCGGCGAGCCGAAAAATACGCCGATCTTTTCGCGAAGCTGATTGATGAAGATGAACGTCGTCCGCGAATTGGCGACGATCGCCGTGATCTTTCTGAGCGCCTGCGACATCAGCCGAGCCTGAAGGCCGGGAAGCGAATCGCCCATCTCGCCATCGAGCTCGGCCCGCGGGACGAGTGCCGCGACCGAATCGACCACGATGACGTCAATGCTGTTTGAGCGGATAAGCGTTTCGGCGATCTCAAGCGCCTGCTCGCCCGAGTCCGGCTGCGAGATCAGAAGGTCGTCGATGTTCACACCGAGCTTGCCGGCATATTCCGGATCCATCGCGTGTTCGGCATCGATGTAAGCGGCAATTCCGCCGGCCTTTTGGGCAGACGCCACGACCTGCAATGCCAGCGTCGTCTTACCCGAACTTTCAGGGCCGTAGATCTCAATGATGCGTCCTCGCGGCACGCCGCCGACGCCGATCGCGGCGTCGAGGCTGAGGCAATTTGTTGAGATCGCCCCGGCTTCCTCGTGCGGGCGTTCTCCGAGCCGCATTATCGAGCCCTTTCCGAATTTCTTTTCGATCTGCAGAAGGGCAGATTCAATGGCCTTGCTTTTATCGATGCTCATTTATTTTTGGTTCTCCAGAAGATGGGATTTCCGATACTTTACTTATACTCGAAGGAATTTCCAAATCTCCCAGAGCGTATCACGGATGAAACACATACGCAACGCTGGAAAGTCGTTCTCGCAGCGTTTAAACGGCAGGTATTTTCGGTTCCCGAACGTAGCGTGCATTTGAGCAGCACTCGCTTTGTCCTATAATGATGCTCATCGTATAACGCGGCAGGTTTTGCGGGTCACTTCCTGCCAACGACCGAAACCATGAACTTTTCCAGCCCGATCGGCCAAACGCTCGACGGCAAATACAACATCGAACGCGAACTGGGCCGCGGCGGGATGGGAACCGTCTATCTTGCGACCCATCTCGGCACCGAACGCCCGGTCGCGGTCAAGATAATCGCGCCGCAATTCATGCAGCGGCCAGAGTTCGTGGAGCGCTTTCGCCGCGAGGCCCGAGCGGCCGGCCGGCTGCGTCACCCGAACGTCGTCGATGTCACCGACTTCGGCTTTGCGGAAACGGACAGCGGCCGCGTCGCGTATCTGGTGATGGAGTACCTCGATGGTTGCACGCTCGGTGAGATACTCGATGAAGAAAAGAATCTGCCCGTCAGTTGGACGCTCGATATTCTCGAGCAGGTTTGTTCGGCCGTCCACGAGGCACATCAGCAGGGCATAATCCACCGCGACCTCAAGCCCGACAATATTTGGCTCGAGCCGAACCAACGTGGCGGCTACACGGTCAAAGTTCTCGATTTTGGCATCGCCAAGCTTGATTCGGCCGGGCTTATCGATCATTCCGCAGAGCCGCCGCGGCCGGGCGGTGCGGCGACAATGGCCGCCGGCTCGGCAAGCACATTCGCCGGCGACGAAGGCTCGACCGCCATCCACGACAGCATTTCGCCGACGCAGATCGTCGAAGCTCAGACATTGATTCAGGCCGCAGACGGACCAAAGATCGACAGGGCGTCCCGCCAAACGGTGAACATCGCCGCGGAACAAGATCAGGATGGCGTCGGGACAAAAATTCTCGAAAATGGCGACGGCGGGCCGACCGCCGAAACGACGCCGCAAAAGTCGACCGCGGAACTCACTCGCGTCGGTGCCGTGCTCGGAACGCCGCTCTTTATGTCGCCGGAGCAGTGCCGCGGGCAAAGGCTCGACGCACGCTCGGATGTTTACAGCATCGGCGTCATTGCGTATCAGA comes from Acidobacteriota bacterium and encodes:
- the recA gene encoding recombinase RecA, whose amino-acid sequence is MSIDKSKAIESALLQIEKKFGKGSIMRLGERPHEEAGAISTNCLSLDAAIGVGGVPRGRIIEIYGPESSGKTTLALQVVASAQKAGGIAAYIDAEHAMDPEYAGKLGVNIDDLLISQPDSGEQALEIAETLIRSNSIDVIVVDSVAALVPRAELDGEMGDSLPGLQARLMSQALRKITAIVANSRTTFIFINQLREKIGVFFGSPETTTGGKALKFYASVRLDIRRIGAIKDGDKVVGNRTRVKVVKNKCAPPFRETEFDIMYGEGISREGDLIDLAVANNVVDKTGAWFSYKGERLGQGRENVKNMLKENTDTRDRIEAEVKKALGFVVTEAAEAAPA